One Natrinema longum genomic window, GACACATGACGGGTACGTCGCAGGGGACGCTGTTATAGTTTCTGACGGGAACGTCCAAGTCCTTTTGTGAAGCCATCGTTCGCGGCCGACGGCGACCACCGCCAGGCTTACGCCGATCTCCGGGCATCTAGGGCGTATGGTTCGTCAGCAGATCGACAGTGTCGGCGTCGTCGGCGCGGGGACGATGGGCAGCGGGATCGCACAGGTCGCGGCGACGGCCGGCTACGAGGTCGTGATGCGCGACATCGAGTCGACGTTCGTCGAGAACGGGTTCGACACCATCGACGATAGCCTCTCACGGCTGGACGCGCGAGACGATCTCGCGGAATCCCCGTCGACGATCCGCGACCGAATCGAGGGAACGACACTGCTCGATGACCTCGCCGACTGCGACCTCGTCGTCGAGGCCGCCCTCGAGGAACTGAGCGTCAAACAGGAGATCTTCGCCGACCTCGAGCGGGTCTGTGACGACGACGTCCTGCTCGCGACGAACACGAGCACGATCTCGATCACCTCGATCGCGTCGGACCTCGAGGCCCCCGAGCGCGTGATCGGACTGCACTTCATGAACCCGGTCCCGATTATGGAGGGCGTCGAGGTCGTCGTCGGCGAGAAGACGACCGCGGAGGCGACGGAGTTGGCACACGAACTCGCCGACGACCTGGGGAAGACGACCTGGGAGGCCGACGATAAGCCCGGCTTCGTCACCAACCGCATCCTGATGCCCTGGATCAACGAAGGCATTCGGGCCTACGACGAGGGCGTCGCTACGAAGGCGGACATCGATACCGGCATGGAACTTGGGACCAACGTCCCGATGGGGCCGCTGACG contains:
- a CDS encoding 3-hydroxyacyl-CoA dehydrogenase family protein; amino-acid sequence: MVRQQIDSVGVVGAGTMGSGIAQVAATAGYEVVMRDIESTFVENGFDTIDDSLSRLDARDDLAESPSTIRDRIEGTTLLDDLADCDLVVEAALEELSVKQEIFADLERVCDDDVLLATNTSTISITSIASDLEAPERVIGLHFMNPVPIMEGVEVVVGEKTTAEATELAHELADDLGKTTWEADDKPGFVTNRILMPWINEGIRAYDEGVATKADIDTGMELGTNVPMGPLTLADHIGLDVCLHASETLHEELGDRYKPAYLLKRKVEAGDLGKKTGTGFYEYE